The DNA region ATTTCTGTATTAGTTGGAGCACAGTGGGGCGACGAAGGTAAGGGCAAGATGATCGACTACCTGTCAAAGGACTGTGATCTGATCGTCCGTTTCCAGGGCGGAGATAACGCCGGCCATACGGTCATCAACGAGCACGGTGTTTTCAAACTGCATTTGATTCCGAGCGGTATCTTTAACGAAGGCGGCGAGTGCTTAATCGGTACAGGTACAGTGGTGAATCCGGATGTTCTGGAAGATGAAATCAAACAGATTGAAGACGCCAACGTTGAAATGAGCGGGTTGAAAATATCCGGCAAGGCCCATATCCTGATGCCCTATCACCAGAAGCTGGATGAGCTGATGGAAGCGGATGGCGGCATTGGTACCACCAAACGCGGCATTGGCCAGGCTTATTCCTACAAGGCTCTGCGCAAGAACCTGCGCTTTGAGGATTTACTCAATCTGGATTCTGCCAGAAAGAAGCTGGAAGCCATTGTCCCGGTAATCAATAACCAGATGCGGGCCTACGGCGCAGAAGACTATACCGTCGATTTTCTCTATGAAAAATGCGAGAAATGGGCAGCGCGCTTTGCGGCCATGATTGTGGACCCGATCCGCTACCTGCACCGCTATATCGACGCGGGCAGCAATATATTATTTGAAGGCCAGCTGGCGGCCATGAAGGATATTGACCTGGGCATTTACCCCTACGTTACATCCTCCAACCCCACAGCGGCTTACGCGGCCGTAAGCGGCGGCTTTTCAGCCAAAAAAATCGACCGTGTCATCGGCGTGGCCAAGGCCTTTTCAAGCGCTGTAGGGGCAGGCCCCTTCCCGACAGAGGAATTTGAGGGAGACATCGACCTGATCCGCGGAACCGGCGATCAGCCGGACGACGAGTTTGGCGCCAGAACCGGACGTTCCAGACGTTTGGGCTGGCTGGATATTCCGGTGCTTAAATACACGAATTTAATCAACGGGTTTGATACCCTGGCATTGTGTAAAATTGATAAATTGGATAACCTTCCGGAAATCAAGGTCTGTACCGCCTATGAGCTGGATGGTGAGGTCATTGACTACTTCCCGAACACCGAAGAGCTGGAACGTGTAAAGCCGGTTTATGAAACACTGCCGGGCTGGATGTGTTCCACCAAAGAAATCCGGAAGCTCGAAGATTTGCCGGAGAATGCGAAAAAATACATTAAGACAATTGAAGAGCTGGTCGGAACCACCATTGGTTACGTCGGCGTTGGCCCAGATCGCGAAGAGTTAGCTGTTTAGGGAAACGAAATAATTTAAAGAGGATAATGCTGCCCGCATTATTCTCTTTTTGTAAGTATAAAAGTTGAAGGAAAAACAGAGGAGGAGAAAATGTCTTATTTCAAACGTGACAAACGCGCCTACATTTTGTTGTCGGACGGAACGGTTTACGAAGGCTACAATTTTGGCTGCGAAGGCACCACCATTGGGGAGATTGTCTTTACAACCGGGATGACCGGGTATCAGGAAGTCCTGACCGACCCGTCCTATTATGGACAGATCGTGCTTCAGACTTATCCGCTTATTGGAAACTACGGCGTCAACAACGACGACATGGAATCAGAAAAAAGCTGGGTAAACGGCTATATTGTCAAGGAATGGTGCGAGGAGCCGTCAAACTTCAGAACCACGGCCACCATCAACGACTTTCTTGTAAAGCAGGGGAAAATCGGTATCTGGGATATTGATACCCGTGCCCTCACCCGCAAGATCCGTGAGTTCGGCACCATGAACGGCGCCATCACCACCGAGGATGTCTACGAGAATAAGGAAGCGCTGCTGGAGCAGATCCGGAATTACAAGGTGGTCAATCCAGTACAGGTGGTTACCCAGAAGAAAAAGGGCTGGTTCTATACCCGTGAAAACCGCGCGAACCATGTCGCGCTCATGGATTATGGCTACAAGCACAATATCCTCAGAATGCTGC from Eubacterium sp. 1001713B170207_170306_E7 includes:
- a CDS encoding adenylosuccinate synthase, whose translation is MSISVLVGAQWGDEGKGKMIDYLSKDCDLIVRFQGGDNAGHTVINEHGVFKLHLIPSGIFNEGGECLIGTGTVVNPDVLEDEIKQIEDANVEMSGLKISGKAHILMPYHQKLDELMEADGGIGTTKRGIGQAYSYKALRKNLRFEDLLNLDSARKKLEAIVPVINNQMRAYGAEDYTVDFLYEKCEKWAARFAAMIVDPIRYLHRYIDAGSNILFEGQLAAMKDIDLGIYPYVTSSNPTAAYAAVSGGFSAKKIDRVIGVAKAFSSAVGAGPFPTEEFEGDIDLIRGTGDQPDDEFGARTGRSRRLGWLDIPVLKYTNLINGFDTLALCKIDKLDNLPEIKVCTAYELDGEVIDYFPNTEELERVKPVYETLPGWMCSTKEIRKLEDLPENAKKYIKTIEELVGTTIGYVGVGPDREELAV
- the carA gene encoding glutamine-hydrolyzing carbamoyl-phosphate synthase small subunit — protein: MSYFKRDKRAYILLSDGTVYEGYNFGCEGTTIGEIVFTTGMTGYQEVLTDPSYYGQIVLQTYPLIGNYGVNNDDMESEKSWVNGYIVKEWCEEPSNFRTTATINDFLVKQGKIGIWDIDTRALTRKIREFGTMNGAITTEDVYENKEALLEQIRNYKVVNPVQVVTQKKKGWFYTRENRANHVALMDYGYKHNILRMLLQIGCNVTVMPAGSTVDDIRRLNPDGIMLSNGPGNPEDNVEIIKNIQDFIDYGKPIFGICLGHQLLALAMGGTTRKMKYGHRGLNQPVKDLSKDRVFITSQNHGYAVESIPEDVGTISHVNMNDGSCEGIAYKNIPAFTVQFHPEASAGPNDTGYLFERFGDLMERGQQGCL